The Citrus sinensis cultivar Valencia sweet orange chromosome 4, DVS_A1.0, whole genome shotgun sequence DNA segment aattttttcttttcggaaAGCATGGATGCACTTATACAATAGAACGTCAAATCAAATGCAGCTAATGGCGACGACCATGCCCCATTTGGCTCGCACTCCGAAGCTGTCGTACGCGCTTCTTTTCAATCGCTTCATAAATTGAATGGGCTTCATCGTCAACACGCGATCGATGCTTCTCAGCCTTCAAACGAACATTGTCCTTCAAACAGTTGAAACTGTATGTCATGAGATCTATCAGAATGCGTGCCCTCTCACTATCTGAATCAAACTTTATCTGAATGAAATGAACAAACACAATAAGTACAAGGCAGCAAAAATTGAATGGatacataattaatattaacgGCCTGGGTTATAGCATTGAACAGTTAAAAATGTTACGCACCTCTGCCTCCGAAAGGCATGACCACATTTTATGTCTCTCCATCATCAACATAACATATAGTGCACAATCAGATTCGTTACGTATACTGGCCTGCCTGGTACAAAGCTGGATTACGAACTCGCTCATGTTTAACCT contains these protein-coding regions:
- the LOC127901726 gene encoding uncharacterized protein LOC127901726, translated to MFLQLQFIEMALQHCGSNCLSGRLNMSEFVIQLCTRQASIRNESDCALYVMLMMERHKMWSCLSEAEIKFDSDSERARILIDLMTYSFNCLKDNVRLKAEKHRSRVDDEAHSIYEAIEKKRVRQLRSASQMGHGRRH